In Brassica rapa cultivar Chiifu-401-42 chromosome A06, CAAS_Brap_v3.01, whole genome shotgun sequence, a single window of DNA contains:
- the LOC103872857 gene encoding high mobility group B protein 3, giving the protein MKGGKSKADTKSSKLAVNKKPSKAAAKDPNKPKRPSSAFFVFMEDFRQTYKKDHPTNKSVAAVGKAGGHKWKSLSDTEKAPYVAKADNRKVEYEKNMKAYNKKLEEGPKEDEEESDKSVSEVNDEDDADDGSDEEEDDD; this is encoded by the exons ATGAAGGGAGGCAAATCAAAGGCCGATACCAAGAGCTCCAA GCTGGCGGTGAACAAGAAGCCAAGCAAAGCGGCTGCTAAGGATCCAAACAAACCTAAGAGGCCTTCCAGTGCCTTCTTCGTTTTCAT GGAGGATTTCCGTCAGACTTACAAGaaggatcatcccactaacaaATCTGTTGCTGCT GTTGGGAAAGCTGGTGGACACAAGTGGAAATCCTTGTCTGACACT GAGAAGGCTCCCTACGTTGCTAAGGCTGACAACCGCAAAGTTGAGTATGAGAAGAACATGAAAGCCTACAACAAGAAGctg gAGGAAGGTCCAAAGGAGGACGAGGAGGAATCTGACAAGTCCGTGTCTGAGGTTAATGATGAGGATGATGCCGATGATGGGAGTGATGAG GAGGAAGACGATGACTAG
- the LOC103872858 gene encoding WUSCHEL-related homeobox 14 yields MERENQNGAYVGRGVMTEEQMETLRKQIAVYSVICEQLALLHNSLSSFHPLSSGINPNGDGYFNPMVASSSAQRISTRNRWTPTSTQLQILESIYEEKSGTPNRRRIREIAAELSEHGQITETNVYNWFQNRRARSKRKQPQTIATTDQAEDAAVTTDEKRSCGDSGGFESYEHILFPSPDLGIEHLLSRGELSGDFNSYTID; encoded by the exons atggagagagagaacCAAAACGGTGCGTATGTTGGAAGAGGAGTTATGACGGAGGAGCAAATGGAGACTCTCCGTAAGCAGATCGCCGTATACTCCGTTATCTGTGAACAGCTCGCTCTCCTCCAcaactctctctcttctttccaTCCTCTCTCCTCAG GAATAAATCCGAACGGTGATGGATACTTTAATCCGATGGTGGCATCATCAAGCGCTCAGAGGATATCGACTAGGAACCGATGGACTCCGACGTCCACGCAGCTTCAAATACTTGAGAGCATTTACGAGGAAAAAAGCGGAACACCGAACCGACGTAGGATCAGAGAGATCGCAGCGGAACTGTCTGAACACGGACAGATCACGGAGACAAATGTTTACAACTGGTTTCAGAACCGGCGTGCTCGGTCCAAACGTAAGCAACCTCAGACGATTGCAACGACTGATCAGGCTGAAGATGCGGCGGTGACGACCGATGAGAAGAGGAGTTGTGGAGATTCTGGAGGGTTTGAGTCTTACGAGCATATACTCTTCCCGAGTCCTGACTTAG GGATTGAGCATTTGTTGAGTAGAGGGGAGCTTTCTGGAGACTTCAATTCGTATACTATAGACTGA